From Nymphaea colorata isolate Beijing-Zhang1983 unplaced genomic scaffold, ASM883128v2 scaffold0393, whole genome shotgun sequence, one genomic window encodes:
- the LOC116244931 gene encoding protein phosphatase methylesterase 1: MPPLNKNFHQNSTHDSVHSSAHKNYSPLAWNGYFDELFHLSDVLVFLSRALQSSAREVKHFGTVLAFDLKGHGFSKKQHNNEDFSIETLCSETIEVLKELLQRFPEKNVVVVGHSLGGSIACRIVDALTNLEKLERIVGCIVIDVVEGTAIEALPFMNQIIADRPKHFDSLDSAIKWWKLESARVSMPPQLVEYDKNGQKRWGWKRLDKELTIAQMQGKFKVVVIHGVGHSVQEDDFKATAREFYNLLKDFRIPMTLSEKAEKELVGIANFHPNLVKY, encoded by the exons ATGCCCCCTCTCAATAAAAACTTCCACCAGAACTCCACCCACGACTCCGTCCATTCCTCCGCCCATAAAAACTACTCTCCCCTCGCCTGGAACGGTTACTTCGACGAACTATTCCACTTGTCCGACGTACTGGTCTTCCTATCCAGGGCACTTCAGTCTTCCGCGCGG GAGGTGAAGCACTTCGGTACCGTCCTGGCCTTCGATTTGAAGGGCCACGGTTTTTCGAAGAAGCAGCACAACAATGAAGATTTCTCGATTGAGACCCTGTGCAGCGAGACCATCGAGGTCCTCAAGGAATTGCTGCAGCGTTTCCCTGAGAAGAACGTGGTGGTGGTGGGGCATTCGCTGGGCGGGTCCATCGCCTGCAGGATAGTCGACGCGCTGACCAACTTGGAGAAACTGGAGCGGATTGTCGGCTGCATCGTCATCGACGTGGTCGAAGGCACCGCCATCGAAGCGCTCCCCTTCATGAACCAGATCATCGCTGATAGGCCCAAACACTTCGATTCCCTAGACTCCGCCATCAAGTGGTG GAAATTGGAATCTGCGAGAGTATCGATGCCGCCCCAACTGGTGGAGTACGATAAGAACGGCCAGAAGAGGTGGGGATGGAAG CGTTTGGACAAGGAGCTGACGATCGCCCAGATGCAGGGCAAGTTCAAAGTGGTGGTGATCCACGGGGTGGGCCATTCGGTCCAGGAGGACGATTTCAAGGCCACTGCTCGTGAGTTCTACAACTTGCTGAAGGATTTCAGGATCCCGATGACTCTCTCCGAGAAGGCAGAGAAGGAGCTGGTCGGTATCgccaatttccatcccaatttGGTCAAGTATTGA